GCGATCGCGCTGACCGCGCTCGCGGTGTGGCCGCTGACCGGCCGGCTGCCGGGACGGGCGGCCCCCTCCCCGGCCGCCCACGGCACCGGGAGCACCGCCCCGCTCCCCCGCCGCCGCTCGGGTCTGGTCCTCGCCGCGGCCGTGCTGTGCTGGTCCCTCGCGCAGAACTCCCTGTGGGGGGTCAGCGGCCGGATCGGCCTGACGCAGGCCGGACTCGGCGACGCCACGCTCGGGGTCGTGTTCGCCGTCGCCCTGGGCGCGGGTCTGCTGGGGGTGCTGGCGGCCGGCGCGCTCGGGCCGCGGCTCGGGCGTGCGATGCCCGTCGGGGCCGGGACGGTGATCATCGCCGGGTGCATCGCCCTGACCGCGTCGGCGACCACTCCCACCACCTTCGCGGCCGGGGAGATCGCCTGGAACACGCTGTACCCGGTCGTGCTGTCGTACCTGATCGGCCTGGCCGCCTCGCTCGACCCGCGGGGCCGCTGGGCGGTGCTCGTCGGGTCGGCGTCCTCCCTGGGCACGGCGGCCGGGCCGCTGACCGGCAGTGTGCTGTCCGCGCAGGCCGGATACCCGGTGATGGGCCTGGTGCTCGCCGCCGGTCTGCTCGTGGTCGCCGCGCCGATGACCGCCGTCGCCCTGCACACCGGCGGGCGCCCGCTGCTGCCCGGCACCGTCCGCCGCCGGGGCGGCACCCCGGCCGCCCTGGTCGCCGCCGCCACCGGCACGCCGAGCGGCGCCGTGCCGGAGATCGGCGCCGCGGAGCAGGCGGTCGTGGAGATCACCGTGGACGCACCGGCCGTCGCGGTCCAGCGTGCCTACGACACGGCGGGACCCCGGCAGGCGGCGGCCACACCGGGGTCCGGGGCGAGCTGACGGCGGTCGCGCGGGGCGGCGCGGGAACGCCGGGTGGCTAGCCGAAGCGGTACGCGTCGACCTCGGCGAGGTACCGCGCCCGCAGCTCCTCGTCGTCCTCCAGGAAGGAGGCGAGGAAGGAGTTGCGGGCCAGCTCCCGCAGCCGGTCCTCGGTGAGCCCGAGCGTCCGGCGCACGGCGTCGAAGTTGTCACCCGCGTAGCCGCCGAAGTAGGCCGGATCGTCGGAGTTCACCGTGCACATCAGTCCGGCGTCCAGCATGGCGGGCAGCGGATGGTCGGCGAGGGTGTCGACCGTCCGCAGCCGCACGTTGGACAGCGGGCACAGGGTGAGCGGGACGCGGTCGCGCACCAGCCGCTCGACCAGCGCCGGGTCCTCCAGGCAGCGCAGGCCGTGGTCGATCCGCTCGACGCCGAGGACGTCCAGGGCCTCGGTGACGTACTCCGGCGGCCCCTCCTCGCCCGCGTGCGCCACCCGCCGCAGCCCGAGGGCGGCGGCGGCCTCGTACACCTCGCGGAACTTCACCGGCGGATGGCCCACCTCGGCCGAGTCCAGGCCGACGCCGGTGATCCGGTCGAGGTGGGGCTCGGCGGCGTCGAGGGTCCGCAGCGCCGACTCGGCGGACTCGTCGCGCAGGAAGCACAGGATCAGCCGGGTGGAGACGCCGTGCCGCTCCCGGCTGCGGCCCAGCGCCCGCCACAGCCCCTCCACGACCGTGCCCATCTCCACGCCCCGGGCCAGGTGTGCCTGCGGGTCGAAGAAGATCTCCGCGTGCCGCACGCCCTGCGCGGCGGCGCGGGCGAGGTAGGCGTTCGCGAGGTCCTCGAAGTCGCGCTCGGTGCGCAGGACGGCCATGAGCTCGTAGTACAGGTTCAGGAAGGACTGGAGGTCCTCGAAGCGGTACGCCTCGCGCAGCGCGTCCGTGTCCGCGTACGGCAGGGTCACGCCGTTGCGGGCGGCCAGCTCGAAGGCCAGCTCGGGCTCCAGAGTGCCTTCGATGTGGAGGTGCAGTTCAGCTTTGGGCAGAGGCATCAGAGCATCGTACGGCGGTTTCACCGTCGTTTCGGAACCGGGACCCGGAGCAGGTCGTGGGCCACGGTCAGCTCGCCCTCGTAGCCGGCCGCCCGCGCCTGCCGCTCGAACTCCCCGGGGTCCGCGTAGCGCTGGCTGAAGTGGGTGAGCACCAGGTGCCGTACGCCCGCGTCCCGGGCGGCCCGTGCCGCCTGGCCGGCGGTCAGGTGGCCGTGGTCGGTGGCGAGGGTCTCGTCCTCGTCGAGGAAGGTGGACTCGATGACCAGCAGGTCGCAGTCCTCGGCGAGCGCGTGCACGCCCTCGCAGAGCCTGGTGTCCATGACGAACGCGAACCGCTGGCCGCGGCGGATCTCGCTGACCGCGTCGAGGGGGACGCCGTTCAGCGAGCCGTCGCGCTGGATGCGGCCGACGTCGGGGCCCTTGATGCCGTGCGCGGCCAGGCGGTCGGGCAGCATGCGGCGGCCGTCGGGCTCGGTCAGGCGGTAGCCGTACGACTCGACGGGGTGGGAGAGTCTGCGGGCGTCCAGGGTGTACCCGGGGGTGACCGCGAGGACGCCGTCGGTGTCGACCGGGGACTCGGTGAGGGCGACCGTCTCGCGGTAGGCGGTGGCGTACCGCAGGCGGTCGAAGAAGCGCTGCCCGGAGCGCGGGTAGTGGGCGGTGACCTCGTGCGGCACCCGGTCGAGGTTGACGCGCTGGATGACGCCGGCCAGGCCCAGGCTGTGGTCGCCGTGGAAGTGGGTGACGCAGATCCGGTTCAGGTCGTGGGCGGCGACCCCGGCGCGCAGCATCTGGCGCTGCGTGCCCTCGCCGGGGTCGAACAGGATGCCCTCGCCGTCCCAGCGCAGCAGGTAGCCGTTGTGGTTGCGGTGGCGGGTGGGGACCTGGCTGGCGGTGCCGAGGACGACCAGTTCACGTACGGACACGGCTGCCTATCCGGGGGGCCATTCGAGGCCGCGGCCGCCGAGGACGTGGGCGTGGGTGTGCCAGACGGTCTGGCCCGCGCCGCTGCCGGTGTTGAAGACGATGCGGTAGCTGTCCAGCTGCTCCTGGTCCGCGATCGCCTGGGTCTCGCGCAGGACGTCCGCCGCCAGTTCCGGAGCACCGGCGGCGAGCGCGGCCGCGTCCCGGTAGTGGGCCTTGGGGATCACCAGGACGTGCGTCGGCGCCTGGGGGTTGATGTCCCGGAAGGCGACGGTGGTGTCCGTCTCGCGGACGATCGTCGCGGGGATCTGGCCTGCGACGATCTTGCAGAACAGGCAGTCGTCCTGTGGTTCGCCCGCCATGGGGCCTCCTCGCACTGGAACACGGGTGCACCGGGTCACCGGTGATCTTCTTCGGGCATCGTATCGACCGGGTACGCCGGTCGGCCGCCGGCCGCCCGGGCGGGGCGGACCGGCCGCCGGCGGGTCGGGCTCGGTCCGCCGGCCGCCGGCCGCCGGGGCAGGGTCGGTTCGGCCGCCGGCGGCTCGGGCAGGGTCAGTCGGTCGCCGGCAGCTCGGGCAGGGACGGCGGGGTCTTCGCGGGGGTCTCCTCCAGCGCGGCCAGGGCCAGCCTGATCGCCTCGTCCAGCTGGGGGTCGCGGCCCGCCGCGTGGTCCTGGGGGCGTTGCGGGACCTCGACGTCGGGGTCGACGCCGTGGTTCTCCACGCCCCAGCCGTAGCCCTCCAGCCAGAAGGCGTACTTGGGCTGGGTGATCAGCGTCCCGTCGACCAGCCGGTAGCGGCTGTCGATGCCGATGACGCCGCCCCAGGTGCGGGTGCCGACGACCGGGCCGATACCGAGGGCCTTGATCGCCGCGTTGACGATGTCGCCGTCGGAGCCGGAGAACTCGTTGGCGACGGCGACGACCGGTCCGCGGGGCGCGTCCAGCGGGTAGCTCGACGGCCGCATGCCGCGCGGCAGGTCCCAGCCGACGATCCGCCGGGCCAGCTTCTCCACGACGAGCTGGGAGGTGTGCCCGCCGCGGTTCTCCCGGACGTCGACGACCAGGCCCTCCCGGACCACCTCGACGCGCAGGTCGCGGTGGAGCTGGGCCCAGCCGGCGCCGACCATGTCGGGCACGTGGAGGTAGCCGAGCCGGCCGCCGGAGCGCTCGTGGACGTAGGCGCGGCGGTCGGCGACCCAGGCGTGGTAGCGCAGCGGCTCCTCGTCGGCGAGGGGGACGACGACGGCGTGTCGCAGTTCGCCGCCGCCGGACGGGGAGACGGTCAGTTCGACCGGCTTGCCGGCGGTGCCGACCAGCAGCGGGCCCGGCCCGGTGACCGGGTCCACGGGTTGTCCGGCGACCGCGACGATCGCGTCCCCGGCGCGCACGGCGACTCCGGGCGCGGCGAGCGGGGAACGGGCCTCGGGGTCGGAGGTCTCCGAGGGCAGCACGCGGTCGATGCGCCAGGTCCCGTCCTCGTGGCGGGAGAGGTCGGCGCCGAGCAGGCCCTGCCGGGCGCCGGAGCCGTGGCCGCCGCGGGGGGTGACGTAGGCGTGCGAGGTGCCGAGTTCCCCGTGCACCTCCCAGAGGAGGTCGACCAGGTCGTCGTGGGTGGCGAGGCGGTCCAGGACGGGCCGGTAGCGGTCCAGGACGCCGTCCCAGTCGACGCCGTTCATGTCCGGCCGCCAGAAGTGGTCCCGCATGATGCGGCCGGTCTCGTCGAACATCTGCCGCCACTCGGCGGCCGGGTCGACCCGCTGCCGGACGCGGCCGAGGTCGACGGTGATGTTGGTGTCGCTGTCCTCGTCGCCGGAGGCCCGCCGGTCGCTCGGCACGACCTTGAGGCGTCCGTCGGTCCACAGCAGCACCCGCTTGCCGTCGCCGCTCACCTCGAAGTGGTCGGCGTCGCCGGCCAGGTGCTCGACGCGCTGCTGGGCGAGGTCGTAGCGCTCCAGCTCGGTGTGCGGGTCGGGGTCGTCCGGGGTGGCGCGGGAGGCGCCGAGGACACCGGTGACCGGATGGCGCAGCCACAGCACGCCGTCCTTGGCGGCGCGCAGCCCGGAGTAGCGGGCCGCCTCCACCGGGAAGGGCACGATGCGGTCGGCGAGGCCCTCGATGTCGATCCGGGTGGTCGGGGTGCCCTCGCTGTCGGGCGTCTCGTCCCGGTCCGGGGTCTCGAAGGGGCGGCCGTGGCGCTGCGGGCCGAAGGGCGACGGGGTGGTCGCGGCGAGGGTGATCAGGTAGGGGCGGGCGCCCTCGACGAAGGCCAGGTCGAAGACGTGCTCGTCGTAGACCGGGTCGAAGGAGCGGGTGGACAGGAAGGCGAGGTGCTTGCCGTCCAGGGTGAAGGCCGGCGAGTAGTCCTTGAAGCGCAGCGGGGTCGCCTCGGAGACCGACAGGTCGGTGGTGTTGGCGAGCTTGAGCTGGCGCAGCGGGTCGGGGCCGGGGTGGGACCAGGCGAGCCAGGCGGAGTCGGGCGAGAAGACCAGCCCGGAGGCGTCGCCGTTGTCGCTGCGGTCGACCTCGCGGACCTCGCCGGTCTCCCGTTCGACGAGCAGGACCCGGCCGTCGTGCGAGGCGACGGCGGCCCGGCTGCCGTCGGGGGCCATGGCGAGGGCGAGCACCCGGCCGAGCTGCCCGGCGGCGAGGCGCCGCGCGGTGGCGCCCGGCGCGAGGCCGGTGGCGGGCGCGAACTCCAGGGCGTCGTCGCCCTCGGCGTCCGTCACCCACGCCACCCACTCCTCGCCGTCGGCGCGGAAGGCGCGCGGCAGCCGGGTCCGTACGCCGGGCTGCGCGGCCAGCGCGCGGGCGGGTCCGGAGCGGTGGGTGACCCAGTGCACTCCCCCGCGTACGGCGACGGCGCTGCCGCGCGCGGTGTGGTCGGGGGACGCGGAGCCGAACCAGCGGGCCGCGTTCACCGGGTGGGCCCGGAGGTCGACGCGCGCGCCGCCGAGCCGGATCTCCAGCCGGCGCGGCTCGGCCCCGTCCAGGTCGTCCAGCGTCCACAGCTCACCGGCGCTGGAGTAGACGACGCGGGTGCCGTCGGTGGCGGCGTGCCGGGCGTAGAAGCCCCCGAGCGGTGTGTGGCGGCGCAGGTCGGAGCCGTCGGCGAGGGAGGAGTAGAGGGCTCCGGTGCCCTCGTGGTCGGAGAGGAACGCGATGCGGTCGCCGACCCAGAAGGGGTACTCGATGTTGCCGTCGAGGTCGCTGTGCAGCCGTACGAACTCGCCGTCGTCCTCCGCGTCGATCCACAGCTTGCCCGCCGTGCCGCCCCGGTAGCGCTTCCACCAGGCGGCCTCGCGGCCCATCGGCGCGGACAGCAGCACGGTGTGCGGGCCGTTCGCGACGTCGCCGACGGGCCCGTACGGCAGGGTGGTGGCCGGTCCGCCGTCGAGCGGGACGGCGCGGGCCCAGGAGCGGCGCAGGCTGGCCTGACCGTGACTGCTGAGGGCCAGGACCCTCCCGTCCGGGGTCCAGCCGCGGACCTGGGTCCTGATGCTGCCCCAGTGGGTGATGCGCTGGGCGGGGCCGCCGTCGACGGGGGCGATGTGCACCTCGGGGGCGCCGTCGCGGGTGGAGGTCCAGGCGACCGTGGTGCCGTCGGGCGAGACGCGCGGATGGTTCACCGGCACGTTGTCGGCGCTGACCCGCCAGGCCCGGCCGCCGTCGAGCGGCGCGAGCCACACGTCGTCCTCGGCGGTGAAGGCGACCAACTCGCCGTGCGGGTGCGGAAAACGGAGGTAGGCAGACGCTGCGGACTGTGTCACCCCCTCACCCTATGCAGGGGTGCCGTCCGCCGACAGAGGTTCGGATCACTTGCCGGTCACCCGCCCGCCCGGACTATTTGCCCTGCACCGGACGGCAGTGCGGGTCGTCCGGACACCAGATGGTCCGGGTGACCGTCACGGTGGGTCCCGGCCCCTGCTGCGAGGGCCGGCCGGCCGGCGGAGCGCTCGTGGCGTCGCAGTTCCCGAGCCCCTTGACCCGGAACCACTCCTTGCCGCCCACCTTCGCGGTCAGGTCACCGCGCACGCAGGCGCCGTTGACGACCCGGGTCACCTCGCCGTCCACGGTGATGTCCTTCCCGTCGTCGGTCTTGCCCTTGCAGTCGACCGAGGCGACGGTGTCCTCGCCCGCCGACGCCGTGGAACCGTCGTCCCCGTACGAGGCGGTGCAGGTGAGCCACCGCACCTGGGCCTTCTGCCGCTGCAGTTCGCGCGTGACCGTCTGGTCGGTCGTGTACGCCACGGACGCGGAACTGAGCCCGCCCGGGTCGCACGCGCCGACACCGGCGACGGCGACGACCGCGCCGACGACCACCGGAGCCACACGCCGGATCCGTCTCGATGCCCCCATGGAGGGCAGCGTGCCACCGGCGCGAGGCCGGCGGTAGGGCGCATACGGCCACTCCTCACTACCGTGGGCGGATGGGCCGTGACCGAAGGCAGCGCAGGCTCGTCGTGGACGAGCGGACGACGTACCACTGGAGCCACCGGCAGAAGCGGGGACGGGACGGCGTCCGGCGCGACGCGCTGACCCTGTACCGCGACGGCGACGGCGACGGCGTCCGCGTCCGGTTCGTCTTCCTGCCGGGCGGCCCTGACTCGGGCCGCCTCACCTCCGAGGGCCACCACTGGTTCGAGGGCTGTGTGGCGGACGGCCGCGGCAACCTGCTCAACCAGCGCGAACCCGGCGTCGTGAGGGCCCTGGTGGACGAGGCCGACCGGCGCGGCCTGCTGCCCGCCCCCGGCGGCGCCCCGGTGGAACTGGACGGCTGGGACCTGTTCCCGGCGGTCGCCGCCGCCCGCGCAGCTGACGGTCGCCGGCTGACGGCTGACGGCTGACGGCTGACGGCTGACGGCTGACGGCTGACGGCTGACGGCTGACGGCTGACGGCTGACGGGACCGTCAGGACCGGCGGCCCGGACCGTCAGGACCAGCGGCCGGTACGGGCCAGGAGGACGGCGGTCGCGGCGGTACCCGCGGTGGAGGTGCGCAGGACGCTGCGGCCCAGACGGTAGGCCTGGGCGCCGGCCGCGGCGAAGAGCGCCAACTCCTCGGGGGACACGCCCCCTTCGGGTCCGACGACCAGCACGATGTCGCCGGAGGCGGGCAGTTCGGCGGCTGCCAGGGGCTCGTCGCCGCTCTCGTGGAGTACGGCCGCGAAGTCGGCGTCGGCCAGAAGTGAGACAACCTGCTTGCTCGTCGCTGCGTCCGCGACGTCGGGGAAGCGGACCCGGCGGGACTGCTTGCCGGCCTCCCGGGCCGTCGCCCGCCACTTGCCGAGCGCCTTCAGGCCGCGCTCGCCCTTCCACTGGGTGATGCAGCGGGACGCCGCCCAGGGCACGATCGCGTCGACGCCGACCTCGGTCATCGTCTCGACGGCCAGCTCGCCGCGGTCGCCCTTGGGCAGGGCCTGCACGACGGTGAGGCGGGGCCGTTCCGCGGGCTCCTCGTGGACGCTCTCCAGGTCGGTGACGACGAGGCGGTCCTTGCCCTCGGCGGCCTTCACCACGCCCTCGGCCCAGCGTCCGCGTCCGTCGGTGAGGACGACGTCCTCGCCGGCGCGCAGCCGCTTCACGGAGACGGCGTGCCGCCCCTCCGGGCCGTCCAGGACGTACTCCCCGCCGGGCAGGTCGCCCGGCCGGAGCGAGTCGACCACGAACACCGGTGCCGTCATCGGCCCGTACCTCCCGTCGCGAAGCCCGACAAGCCCGACAACGCTGTCCCGGCGGCGGCGAGTTCGGCCACCAGCACCTCCACCAGCTGCCCGGCGGGCAGTTCCCGGGCCATCCGGTGGCCCTGCCCCGCCCACAGCGCCATGCCCTGCGCGTCGCCCGCCTTCGCCGCCGCCTTGCGCAGCGGCGCGGTGAGGTGGTGGACGTCCGGGTAGGCGGCGGGTGCGTAGGGGCCGTGCTCGCGCAGGAAGCGGTTGACCAGGCCGCGCGCGGGGCGCCCGGAGAAGGCCCGGGTCAGTTCGGTGCGCACGAACAGGGGGTTGGTCAGGGCCTGCTTGTGCAGGGCGTGCGCGCCGGACTCCGGAGTGGCGAGGAAGGCGGTGCCGAGCTGGGCCGCGCTCGCGCCGGCCGCGAGGACGGCGGCGATCTGACCACCGCGCATGATGCCGCCGGCGGCGACGACGGGCAGGCTCACCGCCTCCCGGACCTGCGCGACCAGGGACAGCAGTCCGGTGCCGGTACCGCCCGTCTCCGGGTGGTCGCGGTGGGTGCCCTGGTGTCCGCCGGCCTCGGCGCCCTGCGCGATCACCGCGTCGGCGCCGGACCGCTCGACGGCCCTGGCCTCCTCGGCGGTGGTCGCCGTGACCAGGGCGAAGGTGCCGACGCGGTGCAGGGAGTCGACGACCTCGCGGCTCGGGACGCCGAAGTGGAACGACACCACCGGCACCGGGTTGTCCAGCAGCACCGCGAGCTTGGTGTCGTATCCGTCGTCGCGGCCGCTGTCGGGGTCGCCCAGCTCCGTCTCGTACCAGGCGGCCTCGCCGGCGAGCTGGTGGGCGTAGAGGCCGACGGCGGCGGCGTTCGTGGACGCGGCGTCGGCCGCCCCACAGGGGCCGGTGCCGGGTGTCTCGGGCTGCGGCATGAAGAGGTTGACGCCGAAGGGGCGGCTCGTCAGCCCCCGCAGCTGCTTGATCTCCTGGTACATCCCGTCCGCGGTCTTGTACCCGGCGGCCAGGAATCCCAGCCCTCCCGCCTCGCAGACCGCGGCGGCGAGCTGCGGCACGGAGACGCCGCCCGCCATGGGCGCCTGCACGATCGGGTAGGGGAAGAGATCGGTCAGTGCGGAGGACATGACGGCATGTTGTCACGTCCTCCGAACAAGTCCGAATCCGGGCTTCCGTCGGCATACGCCAGGAGCATCCGCACCGCG
This region of Streptomyces ambofaciens ATCC 23877 genomic DNA includes:
- a CDS encoding MFS transporter, which produces MFAPRTTPWPLVALFTAGYLPPYLLPTTVGRLDTGLPLTATQAGAVGSALLLSSATAGFLLASRMQRIGARTPARFGLALAVLGYGAASLTTAVPAVVAGAVLGGLGSGTAMTVAATRIAAERDPHRASTLGLLTVSALAGAVYLTVPHLGRAHGLPLAAIALTALAVWPLTGRLPGRAAPSPAAHGTGSTAPLPRRRSGLVLAAAVLCWSLAQNSLWGVSGRIGLTQAGLGDATLGVVFAVALGAGLLGVLAAGALGPRLGRAMPVGAGTVIIAGCIALTASATTPTTFAAGEIAWNTLYPVVLSYLIGLAASLDPRGRWAVLVGSASSLGTAAGPLTGSVLSAQAGYPVMGLVLAAGLLVVAAPMTAVALHTGGRPLLPGTVRRRGGTPAALVAAATGTPSGAVPEIGAAEQAVVEITVDAPAVAVQRAYDTAGPRQAAATPGSGAS
- a CDS encoding adenosine deaminase; translated protein: MPLPKAELHLHIEGTLEPELAFELAARNGVTLPYADTDALREAYRFEDLQSFLNLYYELMAVLRTERDFEDLANAYLARAAAQGVRHAEIFFDPQAHLARGVEMGTVVEGLWRALGRSRERHGVSTRLILCFLRDESAESALRTLDAAEPHLDRITGVGLDSAEVGHPPVKFREVYEAAAALGLRRVAHAGEEGPPEYVTEALDVLGVERIDHGLRCLEDPALVERLVRDRVPLTLCPLSNVRLRTVDTLADHPLPAMLDAGLMCTVNSDDPAYFGGYAGDNFDAVRRTLGLTEDRLRELARNSFLASFLEDDEELRARYLAEVDAYRFG
- a CDS encoding ribonuclease Z, with product MSVRELVVLGTASQVPTRHRNHNGYLLRWDGEGILFDPGEGTQRQMLRAGVAAHDLNRICVTHFHGDHSLGLAGVIQRVNLDRVPHEVTAHYPRSGQRFFDRLRYATAYRETVALTESPVDTDGVLAVTPGYTLDARRLSHPVESYGYRLTEPDGRRMLPDRLAAHGIKGPDVGRIQRDGSLNGVPLDAVSEIRRGQRFAFVMDTRLCEGVHALAEDCDLLVIESTFLDEDETLATDHGHLTAGQAARAARDAGVRHLVLTHFSQRYADPGEFERQARAAGYEGELTVAHDLLRVPVPKRR
- a CDS encoding histidine triad nucleotide-binding protein, which encodes MAGEPQDDCLFCKIVAGQIPATIVRETDTTVAFRDINPQAPTHVLVIPKAHYRDAAALAAGAPELAADVLRETQAIADQEQLDSYRIVFNTGSGAGQTVWHTHAHVLGGRGLEWPPG
- a CDS encoding S41 family peptidase; its protein translation is MVAFTAEDDVWLAPLDGGRAWRVSADNVPVNHPRVSPDGTTVAWTSTRDGAPEVHIAPVDGGPAQRITHWGSIRTQVRGWTPDGRVLALSSHGQASLRRSWARAVPLDGGPATTLPYGPVGDVANGPHTVLLSAPMGREAAWWKRYRGGTAGKLWIDAEDDGEFVRLHSDLDGNIEYPFWVGDRIAFLSDHEGTGALYSSLADGSDLRRHTPLGGFYARHAATDGTRVVYSSAGELWTLDDLDGAEPRRLEIRLGGARVDLRAHPVNAARWFGSASPDHTARGSAVAVRGGVHWVTHRSGPARALAAQPGVRTRLPRAFRADGEEWVAWVTDAEGDDALEFAPATGLAPGATARRLAAGQLGRVLALAMAPDGSRAAVASHDGRVLLVERETGEVREVDRSDNGDASGLVFSPDSAWLAWSHPGPDPLRQLKLANTTDLSVSEATPLRFKDYSPAFTLDGKHLAFLSTRSFDPVYDEHVFDLAFVEGARPYLITLAATTPSPFGPQRHGRPFETPDRDETPDSEGTPTTRIDIEGLADRIVPFPVEAARYSGLRAAKDGVLWLRHPVTGVLGASRATPDDPDPHTELERYDLAQQRVEHLAGDADHFEVSGDGKRVLLWTDGRLKVVPSDRRASGDEDSDTNITVDLGRVRQRVDPAAEWRQMFDETGRIMRDHFWRPDMNGVDWDGVLDRYRPVLDRLATHDDLVDLLWEVHGELGTSHAYVTPRGGHGSGARQGLLGADLSRHEDGTWRIDRVLPSETSDPEARSPLAAPGVAVRAGDAIVAVAGQPVDPVTGPGPLLVGTAGKPVELTVSPSGGGELRHAVVVPLADEEPLRYHAWVADRRAYVHERSGGRLGYLHVPDMVGAGWAQLHRDLRVEVVREGLVVDVRENRGGHTSQLVVEKLARRIVGWDLPRGMRPSSYPLDAPRGPVVAVANEFSGSDGDIVNAAIKALGIGPVVGTRTWGGVIGIDSRYRLVDGTLITQPKYAFWLEGYGWGVENHGVDPDVEVPQRPQDHAAGRDPQLDEAIRLALAALEETPAKTPPSLPELPATD
- a CDS encoding 16S rRNA (uracil(1498)-N(3))-methyltransferase; this encodes MTAPVFVVDSLRPGDLPGGEYVLDGPEGRHAVSVKRLRAGEDVVLTDGRGRWAEGVVKAAEGKDRLVVTDLESVHEEPAERPRLTVVQALPKGDRGELAVETMTEVGVDAIVPWAASRCITQWKGERGLKALGKWRATAREAGKQSRRVRFPDVADAATSKQVVSLLADADFAAVLHESGDEPLAAAELPASGDIVLVVGPEGGVSPEELALFAAAGAQAYRLGRSVLRTSTAGTAATAVLLARTGRWS
- a CDS encoding nitronate monooxygenase codes for the protein MSSALTDLFPYPIVQAPMAGGVSVPQLAAAVCEAGGLGFLAAGYKTADGMYQEIKQLRGLTSRPFGVNLFMPQPETPGTGPCGAADAASTNAAAVGLYAHQLAGEAAWYETELGDPDSGRDDGYDTKLAVLLDNPVPVVSFHFGVPSREVVDSLHRVGTFALVTATTAEEARAVERSGADAVIAQGAEAGGHQGTHRDHPETGGTGTGLLSLVAQVREAVSLPVVAAGGIMRGGQIAAVLAAGASAAQLGTAFLATPESGAHALHKQALTNPLFVRTELTRAFSGRPARGLVNRFLREHGPYAPAAYPDVHHLTAPLRKAAAKAGDAQGMALWAGQGHRMARELPAGQLVEVLVAELAAAGTALSGLSGFATGGTGR